The DNA window CAGAGGAGGAGTGACGTTTTGGGCCCTCCTCTGTGGCTCCCCTGGGCCCTGACAGCCGCTGTTGCCATCTACCCTGCGGTCCTTGACGCGCAGTACAGGTCTGTCCCTGAGCACCTTTGGTACCTTGGGGCAAAGGTGGTAGCCGTCATATCCTTTATCGCCTACCTCGGGCTCTACCCGCTCAGGCTCCTCGCCGCGTTTTACCTTGAGTCTCTGGTGGCCCCGGCGGCGGTGGCTCTAGCGGCGGCGCTTGGATTCATGGGCGCCGGCGACGTCTGGGCGTCGCTGGCCATCGCCCTTATGATACCGGCCCCTCCTCCTGGCTCCATTATGCCGCCCTCCCTGCTTATTGTGCTCCTGGCATCGCTGCTCGAGGTGGCGGCAAGGCCAATAGTGGCGTACATTAAGGCTAGGCAGCTGGGGGGCAGGTGGGAGGGCCTCAAAGTTATCCTGAGCTGCGGCAACGCGCACAGGACAAGGTGGTGGTTTCCAGTCGGCTCCTCTGCCGTCAGCGAGAGCCCCTCGGAGGCCATAGCGAGGGCCTGCTCTAATGACAGCGAGGTCGTCCTGGAGCCCGGCATGCCGTTCGTTACGTTTATTTTAATTGCCCTGCCCCTGGCCCTCCTACTGGAGCTCACGCTGTTCAGGGTGCCTTAGATGGACTGGCCAAAGTCTTGGTACGAGATCCTCTGGGCCCCATGGAGGATGGCATACATAGCTACCGTGGCCGGCAAGCAGAATAGCGGCTGCTTCCTGTGCGAGGCGGCCAAGGGCAGCGATGACAGGGCGTCACTTGTCGTCCTGAGGGGCGGGCACTCTTTTGTGATACTGAATAGGTACCCGTACAACACTGGACACCTGATGATAGCGCCCTACAGGCATGTGGCCTCGCCGGAGGACCTGAGAGATGACGAGATGAGGGAGATAGGCCTCCTCCTCAAGGCCTCCCTTGAGGCCCTCAGGGCCGTCTACAGGCCTGAGGGCTTTAACATAGGCATTAACGTGGGCGACGTTGCCGGGGCCGGCGTCCCTGGCCACATGCACGTTCATGTTGTCCCAAGGTGGAAGGGCGACTCAAACTTCATAACTGTGATAGGCGGGACGAAGGTGATATCACAGACCCTTGAGGAGACCTACGATAAGCTGAGGCCCGAGCTTGAGAAAGCGGCGAGGAAGTATGGAGTTACGGTCAAGGACTGACCGAAGGGTTTTCATAATTACACACAACGACCTGGATGGAGTAGGGGCAGCGGCCTCTTACCTGAGGATAGTTGGCGTGCGCCCAGAGGATGCCTCGGTGCTGTTTGCGGAGCCGTACAACGTTGACCAGGCTGTTGAGAGGCTGGCGCCTTACCTGGAGCCCCGCTCGACACTGGCCTTTATGGACATAGGCTACAACTTAGAGTCGACGCCCAGGGCGCTTGAGGCCCTCAGGTCCTTCAGCTCCAAGGACCTTAACATAGAGTGGTACGACCACCACGTGTGGGCAGAGGAGGACATAAACAAGGTCCTCTCGGCTGGCGCCAGGCTCTTCATAGACAGGAGCACGTGCGGCGCCGGCGTCGTGATAAGGTATGCCTCTAAGCTATACGGGGTTGAGGCTGACGACTTCCTAAGGAAGCTTGAGAGCGCCGTCTGCGCCGCCGACCTGTGGAAGTGGGATGACCCAATGGCCCCGAAGCTCTTCAGGGCATCAACCTCGCCTCCAGGCGTTAAGAATGGGGAGTGGAAGGAGACTCTTGTTAAGAAGTTCTTCTCAGGCGTCCTCTGGGACGAGGAGCTACAATCAAGGCTTAACGACTACTTGGCTGAGGAGCTCTCGAGGTCATCAAAGGAGCTCAAGGGGCTTTACACCTCAAGAGGCGGAGGGTGTGCAGTAGCGGCCATCGTCAGGGACTTTGACCTTCCGTCAGACAGCATAATGGGCTCCATGATCATATCAAGGGCGCGCGCCAGCGCGGCGGCCCTAATAAAGAGGAGGGGCTTCAGGAGGGTGTCCATATCGCTGAGGAGCAGGGGCGCCGCCAACGTTCAAGTCGTAGCCCGCTACCTGGGCGGCGGAGGACATCCAAGGGCCTCAGGGGCCTCAATGAGGTTGCCGCTAGGCATCGCTATACTGAGCGTCTTCAGCAGAAGGCTGTTGGCAAGGTACGTCTCAGAGAGACTCCTGGACGTGGCGCTTAAGACCAACGCCTGCAGCTCAGTTCATGCAGAAGGATATATGGCTTAGCTCGTGGCCTGGCCAGCCGCCTGGCCCTCCTCCTTCTTCTCCTCTTTCTTCTGCTCCCCTCCCTGCTGGGCGGGCTCCGGTGCCTGCTGGGCAGCCGGCTGCTGTGCCGCCTGCTGCTGGGCAGCCTTGGCCTTCTCCTCCTTGGCCTTCCTCCTCTCCTCAGCTCTCCTCTTCTTCTCCTCTGCTATCTCCTGATCAACGTCAACTACCTTCTTGCAGTTGAGCTTTGAGAGCACGTCATTAAGTGAGGCGGGGTCTGCCTTGTAGGTGTAGAGGTACCTCTTTGTCCTGACCTTTATCTTAGCCTTGCCGTCCCTTGTGACCCTCTTGACCCTGCACTCTATTGCCTTCTGCGCGACCTTGACCAGCTCGTCAACGCTTGAGAGCTCAACCGGCACTGAAGTCACCTGGGGTCTGTGCTGAAATGCGACTATAAAAGAGTTCCGTCGCACCTGCCGTGGACGCGGGACAAGGGCTATGAGCTGCCTTGAGCCCTCGCGCAGTAGGTGGTCTAAGGGGCGGAGGGCCTCACCCCTCTAGGGCAGGGAGGAGGTCAGGTAAACCATCACTCGCTAAAGATTTTGTACTTTAATATGTTGAACTTGACCCTCTCGCCCTCCCTAGGCTTACTGCTAGAGTACCCCCTAATTTCAATATCATCACCTACAACTATGTGAACTAGGTACTTGCCCATTATGAACTCAGCAGTGTCGACGATCCCCTCATAGGGGCCATCGCCTATAGAGACGTCGTCAGCCCTCACGCCAATGTAGCCCTTAATTCCAAACGCGGAGCCTTCTACAACAGCCATGGGCGGGTCACCTATAAAGGCTGCCACGTACTTGTTGGCCGGCTCATAGTAAAGCTCCTCTGGCGTGCCAACCTGAAGTATCTTCCCATTCATCATTATGGCCATCCTGTCAGCCTCGGCCATGGCCTCTATCTGGTCATGTGTTACGTAAATGGTAGTTATCTTCTCCCTCCTCTGCAGGTCCTTTATGAACCTCCTGGCGGCGATCCTCTGTGGCGCGTCGATGTTGCTCAGCGGCTCGTCAAGCAGGAGAACCCTCGGCCTCTTCACCAACGCCCTAGCGAGCGCCACCCTCTGCTGCTGTCCGCCTGACAGCTGGGAGGGGTATCTTTCGAGGAAGTCCCTTATTCCAAGCTCGTCAGCCATCTCTATGGCTCGCTTCCTGGCGTCACGCTCGTTCTCTATAGGCATCATTATGTTCTCGAGGACGGTCTTATGGGGGTAGAGTACGTAGTTCTGAAACAACATGGACACGGACCTCTTGCCTGGCGGCATGTCAGTGACGTCCTTATCATCTATAATTATCTTTCCTGAGTCAACCTTCTCAAGGCCTGCTATGCACCTCAGTAGCGTAGTCTTCCCGGAACCCGAGTAGCCGAGTATAACAAAGAGCTCACCGTCATTTACATCTAAATCTATGTTGTCGAGGACCCTATGTTTGCCGAAGCTCTTGACGAGTCTCCTGACCGAGAGTCCCAAGTGCGGTACCCCTTTCAAAGAGCCCTCCAGCTTTAATTTTATTAAGTTAGGGCTTGTTTTAAGGTAGAGACATATTTTGATATGATACCAGACTTGGCAGAAGTGCCGGCCCCGGCTTGGAGGGGCTGCGAGGCCTTTCGGACCTCACCGCCCGCTCCAACGCGGCCTGCTTAACTTCCGGGTTCGAGGTGAGTCCGGGTGTTGCCAGGCCACTATGGCCGGGCCGGCAGTTTATGGCTGGCCCTGAAGGGTAAATAAGCGTTTTGCGTTGCCCTTATGGCTTGCTGCTATAAATACAGGCCTGCTAGGGCCCTGGCTCAGTTCGCTACCTCCACGTGCGCGCGCCTTGCAGCCTCAAGGAACTCGTCGTAGGTGAGCGAAAGCCAGGACCTGAGCTGCTCGTAAAAGTCGCCTCCAACCCTGTCGACCTTCCTTTCGCTTGTGTACTTCATGATCTCCCTGTAGGCCCTAGCCACCCTGTCCTTCTTGCTCATAGTTGTTATTATCGCCTTCTCAACGTCGCCGTCGTAGAGGTAGCGGCTCTTCAGGAGGATCTCAACTATCCTGTTTATGCGCTCAGGCACGCCTATCACTGAGCCCCTGAGCTCTATCCTCCTGGGCACGCCCCAGGGGACCAGGCTGTCGAGCATCCTGCTGAGGCCTGGCCTTGGTATCTTGTCAACTATGCCGCCCAACAGGAAGGCGTCGGCAGTCATCACGTCGTCAGCCTTTAGCGGCGTGGAGGCGTCAGGCCTCAGAATGATTACCTTGTCAGCGTCGTACCCCCAGAGGACCTCGCTTGGCCTCGCGTTAACTATTGCAACCTTGTTAACGCCCATGACCTCATTTATCCATTTGGCTGTCTCCTCGTCGGTGCCTGTCACTGACATGTGGGCGTCCCAGAGGTACTCCCTCATGACGGAGAGGGTCACGCTCAGCTGAAGCCTAAGCTTTGAGAGCTCCTCGGGGGTGTGAAGGAACTTCATGCTGAGGTCTATTACAAAGAGCGGGAGAGGCGGCTGGGGGAGGTAGTCAAGTAGGGCCCTCCAGGGGATAGTCTTTTCAGTGGGGGACGGCCTCCTAACAATTACCGCGTCTGCGCTCACGTCGCCCCTCCCGTACACTATTGACTTGGGCTTGCCCTTCCACTCAGTCTCATACGCCTTCTTGCCCTTGAAGGGCTCCTCCCCTATGAAGTACTCCCTAACCAGGGTCTCCACAGCCGCGTACTGAAAGCCGAGCCTGTACAGCTTGTCACTCTCAAGCCACTCCTTAGATCCTAGGGCATCGTAGCCATAGGCATCCATTAGCTTAAGGAGCGCCTCTGAGGGCCTTGACTCCCAGCCCCGCTGCTCCCTACCCCCCGTCGCCAGACACCATTTGTCCTGGAGGGCGCACCAGGCGCTTTAAGATTGACTATGGTGTACTTCCAGGAGCTCGGCAGTCCCTGGCTCGAAAGAATGCTGCTAGAATCACTAAATGCTCAGGGACCGAGTAGCTTTTTAAGATATTTTATAAAAAGCATGTGGAGTTTTATGAACGCTTCTGACACTCCTTTAAAAATTTCCCTGTAAATATAGCAGCAGGAAAGGAGGAGGTAAGAAATGTCTCAGACTAAGAGCAGGCCGCCCAACCTTAAGGTCAGCGGTGACCCGGACCTCATAACGATCGTCGAGAACGCACTGAAGGAGGTCTATGACCCGGAGATACCAGTCGACGTCTACAACCTTGGGCTCGTCTATGAGATAGAGGCCACGAGGGAGGGCGGCAGGCCTAAGGTGAGGATCCTAATGACGTTAACAGCAGTGGGCTGCCCGGTCACGGGATCAATACTGGGGTACGTGCAGCAGGCAATACTTGATAAGGTGCCTGGCATAAAAGAGGACGACGTTGAAATAGATATCACCTTTGAGCCTCCGTGGAGCCCAGACATGGTTAGCGAGGAGGGCAGGGAGCTCCTCAAGGAGGTTTACGGCTACGACGTAGTCGAGGACTGGAAGCAGAGGTATCAGCAGCTCAATGAGGAGCAGGCCGCCCAGCAGTCGACTTCTGAGCAGCCAGCCCAGCAAGGAAAAACGTAAAGCCCTCATAGGAGCTGCCCTTAAAGGATTGGCTTGAGCTGGATAATAGGTGTTGACGAGGCCGGGCGAGGGAGCCTGGTAGGGGACCTAATTCTGGCGGCCTTCGCTATAGAGGAGGGCAGCCTGAGCCTCCTGCGCGACATGGGCGTCAGGGACAGCAAGCAGCTCACCCCGGCCCAGAGGGAGAGGCTCTATACACCGCTCACTAGGCTTGGGGTCTTTGCGGTGGTCCCGATCAGGCCGGCCGATATAGACAGGGAGAACATCAACGTGCTTGAGGAGAGGGCGGCGGCGACCGCCATCTCCCTGATATTCAGGAGGGTGAGGCCTCAGGAGGTGAGAGCAATTTACATAGACAAGTTCGGCGAGCTTAGGGCTCTCCCAGAGGAGCTGAGGCGCATGGGGTTCAGGGGAAAGCTCGTCGTGGAGCCTAAGGCTGACGTTAATTATGTTGCGGTTTCGGCCGCCAGCATAATAGCTAAGGTCATAAGGGACCGCAGGATAGGGGTTCTGAGGTCCATGTATGGGGTTGAGGGCAGCGGCTACCCGTCAGACCCCCTCACAGTGAAGTGGGTAAGGAAGGTGCTCTCCTCAGGCGAGAGGCCCCCGATAATAAGGTACTCATGGGGGACCCTGAGGGGCACGGAGGCGTTTGTAAACAAAACTAAGGCCCACAAGAGGACCCTTGAGGACTTCATGACTTAATCTGCACAGCAAAAGCCGACTTTATTGAAGTTATGGCAACTCCGCATATAACTGTGCGCTCATAAAGCCAAGCCCTTAGCTCAGAGTAGCAAGGTTTGCTAGGCGTTCATCACCTTCTCCTTGTAAGTCCATAATATCAATAAGTATGATATCCAAGGCGCCGCCAGCATTATTGCAACACCCACAAAGAGAAGCGACTTCCCAGTGCGAGGGCTGAGGGCCACTAAAGCGCCGCCAGCGATGGCTATTAAGAAGGTTATTATTATCATGTCACGGACAGCCTTCCTCGCTAATCTCTCCACCGAGCTCCTTTGCCCCACGCTTCACCATCTCCAGGGCTGAGAGAGCCCTTGACGTCGCCTCCTCCCTGCTCGACCCCGATGCCAGGACCTTTATTTCAAGAACGGGAGCCCCGACCTCTATGCCCTTCGGGTGGCTCTTGACGTAACAGCCAGGGTTCTTCCTCTCCGCCTCTTCAACGTAGGGGGCCAGCGAGGACTCTGGAACGCCTACAACTCTGAAGCCGCACTCTACAACTGAAAGCCTCGGAGCAAAAGGCTGCAGCCTTGGCATGACCTCCTCATCGAATATCGCCTCCATCTCCTTTGGAACGCCCGGGAGCGATACTATTATGGTGTCCCCCACGACAAGCCATGAGCCTGGGGCTGTGCCCACGGAGTTCCTAAGCGGCACGGCACCCTCAGGCATGTAGGCCATCTTCTCCCTCTCCTTGGACATCTGGAGCCCGCCTTCGCTGTACTTCCTGGCGACCATATCGTACGCCTCCTTGTTGAGCACCAGCTTAAGCCCGGAGGCCAGGGCGACGGCCTCAAGGGTCCTGTCGTCATATGTGGGCCCCAGGCCACCGGTCGTTACGGCTAGCCTCACCCTCCTCGCTATGGCCCTCCTGAGCTCCTCGCTAATCTCCTCCAGGTCGTCAGGCGTCACTATAATTCTCTCAACGCTGAAGCCGAGGAACGTCAGCCTCCTAGCAAGCCATGATGCGTTAGTGTTGACTACCCTGCCTATCAGTATCTCGTTGCCTATGGTGAGGAGCCACGCCTTAGGTCCCTGCGCCAGCGCCAAGCCTACTCCCCTTTGAAGGCTCGCTCTGCCAGGCAAAACTGCGTTGCGCTGGCCCAGTATTACTGTGCGGGATCCTCCTAGTCCTCGCCCAGAGTAAGGGGGTTCCTGGGTGAGCTGGGTGACCTTACAGTCCCTGCAGTACGCGGTTAACGCGATATTCGGTCACTTCAACGTCTCAGGGCTCAGCTCTGCAACCAATGTCGTAGTGCTCGTGGGAGTTGCAATGCTCTTAGCGATAATAGTTGTGGGAGGCGTCGTGCTGCTAGTAAAGGGAGTTAAGGCCATGGGTAACATGACGCCGGGCAGGTTCCTGGCAGCGTTGATAGGCATGGCTGTAGCATTAATAATTATTGGGGCACTGCTGCCTTAGCGACAGCCTCCCTAGTGGCGGCAAGCATTCTTTTGAGGTGCTTCAGCCTGACGAAGTCCTCCCTCTCCCTCTCGTCAAGTACCATCGAGATGAACTTTATAGCCTTCTCGTAGCTTGGGATCACGACATAGTCAAGGGAGTTTATGAGCCTCTGCGTCCTCCTAAGCTCCTCTATGAGCCTCCTTATGGTCTCCTCGTACTGGACAAGCCTCAGTATGGCTGGGAGCTCCTCCCTGAGCATGATAAAGCTCTCAACAAGGTCAGGCGAGGCCCCTGGGGGTATTGCTGGGGTCGCTATTGTGCTCGGTAGCAGCTGGAAGACCGGGGCCCTCACAGTGAAGATCACTGTGACCCCCGCCTTAACCCTCAGTGACTCCTTGACAGAGGAGGCGAACGCCCAGGTCCTCTGGGGGCCCTCAGCAGCCTCGCCGCGATAGAAACTGGTGTACATATCCTCAAGCGTGCCGTAGACCTCCTTCTGGTACTTGTTGTAGTCATCAGCAACGCTCCTTATGTAGTGGAGCAACACGTCCCTCTTCTCCTCAAGGACCCTCCTAATTCTCTTTATAGTGGCATACTCCCTTCGTAGCCTTATTAGGTTAATCTTGGTTGGCAGGGTGCTTCTGACGTCTATTGCCAAGCTTCGCCCCCACCTACGAGATCTGACTA is part of the Acidilobus sp. 7A genome and encodes:
- a CDS encoding prepilin peptidase, with amino-acid sequence MGPPLWLPWALTAAVAIYPAVLDAQYRSVPEHLWYLGAKVVAVISFIAYLGLYPLRLLAAFYLESLVAPAAVALAAALGFMGAGDVWASLAIALMIPAPPPGSIMPPSLLIVLLASLLEVAARPIVAYIKARQLGGRWEGLKVILSCGNAHRTRWWFPVGSSAVSESPSEAIARACSNDSEVVLEPGMPFVTFILIALPLALLLELTLFRVP
- a CDS encoding HIT domain-containing protein; protein product: MDWPKSWYEILWAPWRMAYIATVAGKQNSGCFLCEAAKGSDDRASLVVLRGGHSFVILNRYPYNTGHLMIAPYRHVASPEDLRDDEMREIGLLLKASLEALRAVYRPEGFNIGINVGDVAGAGVPGHMHVHVVPRWKGDSNFITVIGGTKVISQTLEETYDKLRPELEKAARKYGVTVKD
- a CDS encoding DHHA1 domain-containing protein, which translates into the protein MELRSRTDRRVFIITHNDLDGVGAAASYLRIVGVRPEDASVLFAEPYNVDQAVERLAPYLEPRSTLAFMDIGYNLESTPRALEALRSFSSKDLNIEWYDHHVWAEEDINKVLSAGARLFIDRSTCGAGVVIRYASKLYGVEADDFLRKLESAVCAADLWKWDDPMAPKLFRASTSPPGVKNGEWKETLVKKFFSGVLWDEELQSRLNDYLAEELSRSSKELKGLYTSRGGGCAVAAIVRDFDLPSDSIMGSMIISRARASAAALIKRRGFRRVSISLRSRGAANVQVVARYLGGGGHPRASGASMRLPLGIAILSVFSRRLLARYVSERLLDVALKTNACSSVHAEGYMA
- a CDS encoding ABC transporter ATP-binding protein, which gives rise to MGLSVRRLVKSFGKHRVLDNIDLDVNDGELFVILGYSGSGKTTLLRCIAGLEKVDSGKIIIDDKDVTDMPPGKRSVSMLFQNYVLYPHKTVLENIMMPIENERDARKRAIEMADELGIRDFLERYPSQLSGGQQQRVALARALVKRPRVLLLDEPLSNIDAPQRIAARRFIKDLQRREKITTIYVTHDQIEAMAEADRMAIMMNGKILQVGTPEELYYEPANKYVAAFIGDPPMAVVEGSAFGIKGYIGVRADDVSIGDGPYEGIVDTAEFIMGKYLVHIVVGDDIEIRGYSSSKPREGERVKFNILKYKIFSE
- a CDS encoding tRNA (guanine-N1)-methyltransferase, producing MDAYGYDALGSKEWLESDKLYRLGFQYAAVETLVREYFIGEEPFKGKKAYETEWKGKPKSIVYGRGDVSADAVIVRRPSPTEKTIPWRALLDYLPQPPLPLFVIDLSMKFLHTPEELSKLRLQLSVTLSVMREYLWDAHMSVTGTDEETAKWINEVMGVNKVAIVNARPSEVLWGYDADKVIILRPDASTPLKADDVMTADAFLLGGIVDKIPRPGLSRMLDSLVPWGVPRRIELRGSVIGVPERINRIVEILLKSRYLYDGDVEKAIITTMSKKDRVARAYREIMKYTSERKVDRVGGDFYEQLRSWLSLTYDEFLEAARRAHVEVAN
- a CDS encoding iron-sulfur cluster assembly protein, with amino-acid sequence MSQTKSRPPNLKVSGDPDLITIVENALKEVYDPEIPVDVYNLGLVYEIEATREGGRPKVRILMTLTAVGCPVTGSILGYVQQAILDKVPGIKEDDVEIDITFEPPWSPDMVSEEGRELLKEVYGYDVVEDWKQRYQQLNEEQAAQQSTSEQPAQQGKT
- the rnhB gene encoding ribonuclease HII, with the protein product MSWIIGVDEAGRGSLVGDLILAAFAIEEGSLSLLRDMGVRDSKQLTPAQRERLYTPLTRLGVFAVVPIRPADIDRENINVLEERAAATAISLIFRRVRPQEVRAIYIDKFGELRALPEELRRMGFRGKLVVEPKADVNYVAVSAASIIAKVIRDRRIGVLRSMYGVEGSGYPSDPLTVKWVRKVLSSGERPPIIRYSWGTLRGTEAFVNKTKAHKRTLEDFMT
- a CDS encoding nicotinamide mononucleotide deamidase-related protein, giving the protein MALAQGPKAWLLTIGNEILIGRVVNTNASWLARRLTFLGFSVERIIVTPDDLEEISEELRRAIARRVRLAVTTGGLGPTYDDRTLEAVALASGLKLVLNKEAYDMVARKYSEGGLQMSKEREKMAYMPEGAVPLRNSVGTAPGSWLVVGDTIIVSLPGVPKEMEAIFDEEVMPRLQPFAPRLSVVECGFRVVGVPESSLAPYVEEAERKNPGCYVKSHPKGIEVGAPVLEIKVLASGSSREEATSRALSALEMVKRGAKELGGEISEEGCP
- a CDS encoding V-type ATP synthase subunit D — its product is MAIDVRSTLPTKINLIRLRREYATIKRIRRVLEEKRDVLLHYIRSVADDYNKYQKEVYGTLEDMYTSFYRGEAAEGPQRTWAFASSVKESLRVKAGVTVIFTVRAPVFQLLPSTIATPAIPPGASPDLVESFIMLREELPAILRLVQYEETIRRLIEELRRTQRLINSLDYVVIPSYEKAIKFISMVLDEREREDFVRLKHLKRMLAATREAVAKAAVPQ